One Halobellus ruber genomic window carries:
- a CDS encoding phage NrS-1 polymerase family protein, translating to MSEPMVDEPEAIPETLRDRDQWVCWREEKRDGKPTKIPVTPGVGGFASSTDPETWTGFEAALDYTETEHADGVGFVFTDDDPIVGVDLDDCRNPETDDVDDTALDIIDRLDSYTEVSPSGTGYHILITGTLPDGRNRRGSVELYDTARFFTVTGDHVERTPTHVARRQDALTAIHREYVQEAERDTAPESEQRGDADDRSPTSGAVNVDVDLEDEDLLEKARNASNGEKFERLWNGNTAGYDSQSEADMALCCLLAFWTGGDRTQMEQLFRQSGLMREKWDEVHYADGSTYGEKTIERAIATTSEFYDPATGDDTADAHDPAVDSSPGGDAGDSGRSRAYLAEKNRLLTERVDELEATLAEKAERIDTLEAEIERLTEELASRDRESGDSQEAHTVDAGEGNNESETASVWGRTKRLFGSNSK from the coding sequence ATGAGTGAACCTATGGTCGACGAGCCGGAGGCGATTCCGGAAACGTTACGCGACCGTGACCAGTGGGTGTGTTGGCGGGAAGAGAAGCGAGACGGCAAACCGACGAAGATTCCGGTGACGCCGGGGGTTGGCGGGTTCGCGTCGTCAACGGATCCCGAGACCTGGACAGGCTTCGAGGCAGCACTCGACTACACCGAGACAGAGCATGCCGATGGCGTCGGATTCGTGTTTACCGACGACGATCCCATCGTCGGCGTGGATCTGGACGACTGCCGTAATCCCGAGACAGATGATGTCGACGACACGGCACTGGACATCATTGATCGACTCGACTCCTATACGGAGGTATCACCGTCCGGGACCGGCTATCATATCCTGATTACCGGCACACTCCCAGACGGGCGGAACCGGCGTGGGAGCGTCGAACTGTACGACACGGCACGCTTTTTCACCGTTACTGGCGACCACGTTGAGCGGACCCCAACGCACGTTGCACGTCGGCAGGACGCGCTCACAGCGATTCACCGCGAATACGTCCAGGAGGCCGAGCGTGACACAGCACCCGAGTCCGAACAGCGTGGTGACGCTGACGACCGATCACCGACGAGCGGTGCAGTCAACGTCGACGTTGACCTCGAAGACGAGGACCTCCTCGAAAAAGCGCGAAACGCATCGAACGGCGAGAAGTTCGAGCGGCTCTGGAACGGGAATACGGCCGGCTACGACAGCCAGTCCGAGGCCGATATGGCGCTGTGTTGTCTGCTAGCGTTCTGGACCGGCGGCGACCGGACCCAAATGGAGCAGTTGTTCCGCCAGTCGGGATTGATGCGGGAGAAGTGGGACGAGGTCCACTACGCTGACGGGTCGACGTACGGCGAGAAGACCATCGAACGAGCGATTGCGACCACGTCGGAGTTCTACGACCCGGCCACCGGCGACGACACCGCGGACGCCCACGATCCCGCTGTCGACTCGTCTCCAGGTGGCGACGCCGGTGACTCGGGGCGAAGCCGTGCGTATCTAGCCGAGAAGAACCGACTGTTGACCGAGCGGGTCGACGAACTCGAAGCGACACTAGCGGAGAAAGCCGAGCGGATCGACACCCTCGAAGCAGAAATTGAGCGACTCACCGAGGAACTCGCAAGTCGCGACCGAGAGTCAGGGGATTCCCAAGAGGCGCATACTGTCGATGCTGGTGAGGGTAATAACGAATCCGAGACAGCGTCCGTGTGGGGCCGGACGAAACGGTTGTTCGGAAGTAACTCTAAGTAA
- a CDS encoding ribbon-helix-helix domain-containing protein, giving the protein MKYASVSVKFPVELDTEIERFLDETGIYTNKSEFIKEACRSHLRELNDDTAIAALRLEQLLAQAEQSRQSDSDIDAELAALGEKVDADDLEQAVEEARKETSEQVYGSDA; this is encoded by the coding sequence ATGAAATACGCGAGTGTCAGCGTCAAGTTCCCGGTCGAACTCGATACCGAGATCGAGCGATTCCTCGATGAAACGGGGATCTACACGAATAAGAGCGAGTTCATCAAGGAAGCCTGCCGGTCCCATCTCCGAGAACTCAATGACGACACGGCGATCGCCGCGCTTCGGTTAGAGCAGCTGCTGGCGCAGGCCGAACAGAGCCGCCAGTCCGATAGCGATATCGACGCAGAGCTCGCGGCACTCGGGGAGAAAGTCGATGCGGACGACCTCGAACAGGCCGTCGAAGAGGCACGAAAGGAGACGTCCGAGCAGGTGTACGGGTCTGACGCGTGA
- a CDS encoding VirB4 family type IV secretion system protein — protein sequence MRSAILQAGGGVGSQLVRWLSSPTSTEGAALYLLIVVLLGIGGKLLWDWYTEDDTEEVEFSDVLDEETLEQGEAERQLLDDIAESHKTVTAPAAAEWETRAARVGEQWTTTLYIADYPDYPNDGYLSDLFEMTDVQFDLTAHITPKNQERARNELQDIADDLQVDADLEQSVRSAYLQERANEAAATYTAVENGASVFDQGMFITVRADEKDDLRDAVQKVKSALRDDPANLTPKTAICRQDLALQSAAPIGDNEFGRTSIALGGAVGALLSSPHNATILEEGGVEFGIHKDNQSPVVIDPFARDNGYAMFTVGDTGSGKSFSSKQNFIRSIEQSKDRIGIILEPLNNWAGVSEALDAKRITVGGTLGLNPLEIRETPEHVQRAMGEDASPFNEKLDDAMSFLTNFFALRGISLGDRRTTLELGLKRAYKRQGIIDDISTHSNPNPTIREMMDVFEDMVDDPEEFVVRSDEEAGKIKEDATWLLNQLRPFEDDGRHSNLGQESDFDIRDEKVIYLDLAQQEGSVDSSTALTMQLLISLVYERAKVSEKEVVFYIDEARYIIQDAASLAFLETVFRHHRHHDLSIRLVTQTVDEFFEHAESEAILDQCAVKQFHRLDGMDEEWADEFGLNYAQMRFVQDAVPGNEDAGFSEALVGVDGEWRGIQVKAMPKEKQVIDFEPTEQRRSSLPGTGSDAMNPDAQTFQDDLEARVTGSDEPPSERTPAETDGGAAGGEQR from the coding sequence ATGCGTAGCGCGATCCTCCAAGCAGGGGGCGGCGTGGGCAGCCAGCTCGTCAGATGGCTCTCCAGTCCGACCTCTACGGAGGGTGCGGCGCTCTATCTCCTCATCGTCGTCCTGCTCGGTATCGGTGGGAAACTCCTCTGGGACTGGTACACCGAAGACGACACGGAAGAAGTCGAGTTCTCCGACGTACTCGACGAAGAGACACTCGAACAGGGCGAGGCCGAACGCCAGCTCCTCGACGACATCGCCGAGTCACACAAGACGGTGACCGCGCCGGCTGCCGCCGAGTGGGAAACGCGAGCCGCCCGAGTCGGCGAGCAGTGGACGACGACACTGTACATCGCCGACTACCCGGACTACCCCAACGACGGCTACCTCAGCGATCTCTTCGAGATGACCGACGTGCAGTTCGACCTGACGGCCCACATCACGCCGAAAAACCAGGAGCGGGCCCGGAACGAACTGCAGGACATCGCCGATGACCTCCAAGTGGATGCCGACCTGGAACAGAGCGTCCGGAGTGCCTACCTCCAAGAGCGGGCCAACGAGGCCGCAGCGACGTACACAGCTGTCGAGAACGGCGCGAGCGTTTTCGACCAGGGGATGTTCATCACCGTTCGGGCCGACGAGAAAGACGATCTCAGAGACGCCGTCCAGAAGGTCAAGAGTGCGCTTCGTGACGACCCGGCGAACCTCACGCCGAAGACTGCAATCTGTCGGCAGGACCTCGCTCTTCAGTCCGCCGCGCCCATCGGCGACAACGAGTTCGGCCGCACGTCAATCGCACTCGGCGGCGCCGTCGGCGCATTACTCTCCTCGCCGCACAACGCGACGATCCTCGAGGAGGGCGGCGTCGAGTTCGGGATTCACAAGGACAACCAGAGTCCTGTGGTCATCGACCCGTTCGCCCGAGACAACGGGTACGCGATGTTCACCGTCGGCGACACGGGCTCGGGGAAGTCGTTCAGTTCCAAGCAGAACTTCATCCGCTCCATCGAACAGAGCAAGGACCGCATCGGCATCATCCTCGAACCGCTCAACAACTGGGCCGGTGTCTCGGAAGCCCTCGACGCCAAACGGATCACGGTCGGCGGGACACTCGGGCTGAACCCCTTGGAGATCCGGGAGACGCCGGAGCACGTCCAGCGGGCGATGGGTGAGGACGCAAGCCCGTTTAACGAGAAGCTCGATGACGCGATGAGCTTCCTCACCAACTTCTTCGCGCTGCGGGGGATCTCGCTGGGTGATCGGCGGACGACGCTCGAACTCGGGCTCAAGCGGGCGTACAAGCGCCAGGGCATCATCGACGACATCTCCACGCACAGCAATCCGAATCCGACCATCCGCGAGATGATGGACGTCTTCGAGGATATGGTCGACGACCCCGAGGAGTTCGTCGTCCGGTCCGACGAGGAGGCAGGGAAGATCAAGGAGGACGCGACGTGGCTGCTCAATCAGCTCCGCCCCTTCGAGGACGACGGTCGGCACAGCAACCTCGGCCAAGAGTCCGACTTCGACATTCGCGACGAGAAGGTCATTTACCTCGACCTCGCTCAGCAGGAGGGCAGCGTCGATAGCAGTACGGCACTGACTATGCAGCTCCTGATCTCGTTGGTCTACGAGCGGGCGAAAGTCTCGGAGAAGGAGGTCGTGTTCTACATCGACGAGGCGCGGTACATTATACAGGACGCCGCGAGCCTAGCGTTCCTCGAGACGGTGTTCCGCCATCACCGGCACCACGATCTCTCGATTCGGCTGGTCACCCAGACCGTCGACGAGTTCTTCGAGCACGCCGAGAGCGAGGCGATTCTGGACCAGTGTGCGGTCAAGCAGTTCCACCGTCTCGACGGGATGGACGAGGAGTGGGCCGACGAGTTTGGGTTGAACTACGCGCAGATGCGGTTCGTCCAGGACGCCGTGCCGGGCAACGAGGACGCCGGCTTCTCCGAGGCACTGGTGGGCGTCGACGGCGAATGGCGTGGGATCCAAGTCAAAGCGATGCCCAAGGAGAAGCAGGTCATCGACTTCGAGCCAACGGAGCAACGGCGATCCTCGCTCCCCGGTACTGGTAGTGACGCTATGAATCCGGATGCCCAGACGTTCCAGGATGATCTTGAAGCTCGAGTGACCGGCAGCGACGAACCTCCGTCCGAGCGGACGCCAGCGGAGACCGATGGGGGCGCAGCGGGAGGTGAGCAACGATGA
- a CDS encoding ATP-binding protein, whose amino-acid sequence MIRDYLRVTPTSEQIAPERLPQALESLHKLTTTDSPGLTDKLNPLYSETPLRFEFLALSEGADHPVEFYYGADDHLDTLEKRLRSIYPETFDIERTEIDITSRLVQPVEFDRETFVEHYESGELTYEFGPDERYELEADDNDRAGSGDAESVADGGTVGDLSADHFIEIGDTALDLAPPDAIPEDEPLTTLAKPTVTSEGTILARPATNTVSPLGVRWQGSVTRKQDWMTSLAPFTGDEADESPEAVGQPGGALASLVDDLTEASAPLAFQVVFRRRASWQGDAELRKEDITDGRDTWAQRILGPIFESGDGSDRRSQEELSGTQAKRVGAIEAKNPKRSFAANIRAVGVPVSDDGRETLDKRLQSLGSVFDTLDGPYYEVEAERIRDQGFREAKKEQHARAALHRLLDREITTGRGKTRPEFILSGRELANFLIVPSSEQLSVEGARGTRAEQQSRNPLARPHQDLMDEFREGMAIGYALDDTGDPEDVPTRIPPRLLPMHYGRFGTTGSGKSKSFLNDLLSLYNTTEGPTILIVPKNDEMAQNYMRAHARRFGMTDLKQNVVHFPIPDILPGFSFFDLEPSLESGRRREDAVRRKADHYEEILKLVMDADRYKRATVAPTLIKTLITALFDEEYGRENGQYRESADYFAHRQLEHVIDQLWEAGPPQPNLAEAPQSSDEEVARMIRRQLQHDSTTFDNVMGGVTHRLNYISQDPHLRRIFNNTQRQFDFRGVLDENQVILFDLGDLRDDAARIMTGLILTHLDDALKDRKRDLTQYSDDYVVNLLVDEAASVVVSDIMNDLLEKGRGFRLSVGLSMQFPEQLEAEGGRKIYLNALNNIGTSLVSKINVDRELARGMAHEDMDPTDFANRIRSLPRGEWIGSVPSPAFGETGPYPFSLKPLEIPPGHPESEHPLTDHEEERFTETLASMHEEASDDYGVPASSSASTTSAPAELDEVLSIESADLDVALATVVRSLQLREGCREENGWVAVEAVDDELRRLFDDVDAEPPSYDALAEIRERSRYLDTTVDIDTDELRIRLTDAGEEVAKPDTGGVQAAGGSAHDAALRQIEEELTTLGFTVSILAQDGSEKPDARASHPDVADRFAIEVETTTPENPAKVLTNLRKAQETGDIPLFVVRPGNKETEWAKRVDGILTSPVRTLQNGETRFYTTDSNLTFNGGATEEGGVTAVRPATDDENGTQNIWQRDGDEIVLRDASETEHIRLPSLEKLSKDRVPAIYSYDHAADEYVVYEHGEQHIYETKSAFEGDWVRIKKPFVPEAELPVPDYTPTSYVIVILPEEGNPVVYDTDGTYSIDTILDTVTTSECEETAGQQADHIHQAPQPSIDDIADDPEAVVERFAETHLVEDPQSRVAAGEVYEIYEQWAEAHGIDTDSKPWFGRRLGNYVTFERNTDSENGDSVRYYEGLALKSE is encoded by the coding sequence ATGATTCGTGACTATCTTCGCGTGACGCCAACCTCCGAACAGATCGCTCCGGAGCGTCTGCCGCAGGCACTGGAGAGCCTTCACAAACTGACCACAACGGACTCGCCAGGGCTAACTGACAAGCTCAATCCGTTATATAGCGAGACACCCCTCCGATTCGAATTTCTCGCGCTCAGTGAGGGTGCAGACCACCCCGTCGAATTCTACTACGGTGCCGACGATCATCTGGATACCCTTGAGAAACGGCTCCGGTCGATCTATCCCGAGACGTTCGACATCGAGCGTACCGAGATCGACATCACATCCCGACTCGTGCAGCCTGTCGAATTCGACCGCGAGACATTCGTCGAGCACTATGAGTCAGGTGAGCTCACGTACGAGTTCGGCCCTGATGAGCGATACGAGCTCGAGGCTGACGACAACGATCGAGCGGGGTCAGGGGACGCCGAATCAGTCGCGGATGGAGGAACGGTCGGCGATCTGTCTGCCGACCACTTCATCGAGATCGGCGATACTGCCCTCGATCTCGCCCCACCAGATGCGATTCCCGAGGATGAGCCACTCACGACGCTTGCCAAACCAACGGTAACATCGGAGGGGACGATACTCGCCCGGCCAGCGACTAATACTGTCTCCCCACTCGGGGTCCGATGGCAAGGCTCGGTGACTCGGAAACAAGACTGGATGACCTCACTCGCGCCGTTTACAGGCGACGAAGCAGACGAGAGTCCCGAGGCTGTCGGCCAGCCTGGTGGTGCGCTCGCATCGCTCGTCGATGATCTAACTGAGGCCAGTGCGCCATTGGCGTTTCAGGTCGTCTTCCGACGACGGGCAAGTTGGCAGGGCGATGCCGAACTTCGCAAGGAAGACATCACCGACGGGCGGGATACCTGGGCACAACGAATTCTCGGACCAATCTTCGAATCTGGCGATGGGTCTGACCGCCGAAGCCAGGAGGAATTGAGTGGCACACAAGCAAAGCGCGTCGGAGCCATCGAGGCGAAAAATCCAAAGCGATCGTTCGCCGCGAATATTCGGGCCGTCGGCGTTCCAGTCAGTGACGACGGCCGTGAGACGCTCGACAAGCGGCTACAGTCACTCGGGTCAGTCTTCGATACACTCGATGGGCCGTACTACGAGGTCGAAGCGGAGCGGATACGCGATCAGGGGTTCCGGGAGGCTAAGAAAGAACAGCACGCACGAGCCGCGCTGCACCGACTCTTGGACCGCGAGATCACGACCGGTCGAGGGAAGACCCGTCCGGAGTTCATACTGAGTGGCCGAGAACTCGCGAACTTCTTGATCGTTCCCTCCTCGGAGCAACTCTCCGTAGAAGGAGCACGAGGAACGCGTGCGGAACAACAGAGCCGGAATCCGCTCGCCCGGCCTCACCAGGATCTGATGGATGAGTTTCGTGAGGGGATGGCTATCGGCTACGCTCTCGACGACACCGGTGACCCTGAAGATGTCCCGACACGTATTCCGCCCCGACTACTGCCGATGCATTACGGGCGGTTCGGGACCACCGGTTCAGGCAAGTCGAAGTCGTTCCTCAACGACCTGCTGTCGCTGTACAATACCACAGAGGGGCCGACAATCCTCATCGTCCCGAAGAACGATGAGATGGCCCAGAATTATATGCGGGCTCACGCGCGCCGATTCGGGATGACCGACCTCAAGCAGAACGTCGTTCACTTCCCGATCCCGGACATCCTCCCCGGGTTCTCGTTTTTCGATCTCGAACCCTCACTAGAGAGTGGTCGCCGGCGTGAGGACGCAGTCCGGCGGAAAGCCGACCACTACGAGGAGATCCTCAAGCTCGTTATGGACGCGGACCGATACAAGCGGGCAACCGTCGCCCCAACCCTCATCAAGACGCTCATCACGGCGCTGTTCGACGAGGAATACGGCCGCGAAAACGGCCAGTACCGAGAGTCGGCCGACTACTTCGCCCACCGACAGCTGGAACACGTCATCGACCAGCTGTGGGAAGCCGGCCCGCCACAGCCGAATCTCGCAGAGGCGCCGCAATCGAGTGATGAGGAGGTCGCCAGAATGATCCGGCGACAACTCCAGCACGATTCGACCACTTTCGACAACGTGATGGGTGGCGTCACACACCGTCTCAACTACATCTCGCAGGATCCACACCTGCGCCGCATTTTCAACAATACCCAGCGGCAGTTCGATTTCCGAGGAGTACTCGACGAGAATCAGGTCATCCTGTTCGATCTCGGTGACCTTCGTGACGATGCCGCCCGGATTATGACGGGCCTGATTCTGACCCATCTCGACGACGCGCTCAAAGATCGCAAGCGCGACCTCACACAGTACTCTGATGACTACGTCGTGAATCTGCTCGTCGACGAAGCAGCCTCAGTCGTGGTCTCCGATATTATGAACGACCTCCTCGAGAAGGGGCGGGGCTTCCGGCTTTCTGTGGGCCTGTCAATGCAGTTCCCCGAGCAACTGGAAGCGGAAGGCGGACGGAAAATCTACCTGAACGCCCTGAATAACATCGGAACCTCACTCGTCAGCAAAATCAACGTCGACCGCGAACTGGCGCGGGGGATGGCCCACGAGGATATGGATCCGACAGATTTCGCCAACCGGATTCGGTCGTTGCCCCGTGGGGAGTGGATCGGCAGCGTACCGAGTCCGGCGTTCGGGGAAACCGGGCCGTATCCGTTCAGCCTCAAACCACTCGAAATCCCACCGGGCCATCCCGAGAGTGAGCACCCGCTGACAGATCACGAGGAGGAGCGGTTCACTGAAACGCTCGCCTCGATGCACGAGGAAGCTAGTGATGACTACGGGGTTCCAGCAAGCTCATCCGCATCGACAACGAGCGCACCGGCGGAGTTAGACGAGGTGCTCAGCATCGAAAGCGCCGACCTAGATGTTGCGCTCGCGACCGTGGTTCGAAGCCTCCAGCTTCGAGAAGGATGCCGTGAGGAGAATGGTTGGGTGGCTGTCGAAGCGGTTGACGACGAACTCAGACGGCTCTTCGACGACGTCGACGCCGAACCGCCATCGTATGATGCACTCGCCGAAATCCGAGAACGGTCACGATACCTCGATACGACCGTCGATATCGACACCGATGAACTTCGCATCCGACTCACTGACGCCGGCGAAGAAGTCGCGAAACCCGATACTGGTGGCGTGCAGGCCGCTGGGGGGAGTGCCCACGACGCAGCACTCCGCCAGATCGAAGAAGAGCTTACCACACTCGGCTTCACGGTCTCGATCCTCGCACAGGATGGCAGTGAGAAACCCGACGCGAGGGCGAGCCACCCCGACGTTGCCGACCGATTCGCCATCGAAGTCGAAACGACGACACCCGAGAATCCCGCAAAGGTGCTCACGAACCTCCGGAAAGCCCAAGAAACAGGGGACATCCCGCTGTTTGTCGTTCGCCCAGGAAACAAGGAAACTGAGTGGGCCAAGCGCGTTGACGGCATTCTCACATCACCCGTCCGTACCCTCCAGAATGGTGAGACGCGGTTCTACACGACTGACTCGAATCTCACGTTCAACGGTGGAGCGACCGAAGAAGGTGGAGTGACGGCCGTGCGACCGGCGACCGACGACGAGAACGGGACCCAGAATATCTGGCAGCGTGATGGCGACGAGATCGTCCTCCGTGATGCCAGCGAGACGGAACACATCCGCCTCCCATCACTTGAAAAACTCTCGAAAGATCGTGTTCCGGCCATCTACAGCTACGACCACGCTGCCGACGAGTACGTCGTATACGAGCACGGTGAGCAACACATCTACGAGACGAAATCGGCGTTCGAGGGCGACTGGGTGCGTATCAAGAAGCCATTCGTCCCCGAAGCCGAACTCCCCGTCCCAGATTATACCCCCACGTCGTACGTTATCGTCATTCTCCCTGAGGAAGGCAACCCGGTCGTGTACGATACTGACGGTACGTACTCGATTGACACCATACTCGATACCGTCACCACAAGTGAGTGCGAAGAAACGGCGGGACAACAGGCTGACCATATCCACCAGGCGCCTCAGCCATCGATTGACGATATTGCTGATGATCCAGAGGCGGTTGTTGAGCGATTCGCAGAGACACACCTCGTCGAAGACCCGCAAAGCAGAGTAGCCGCCGGAGAGGTCTACGAAATCTACGAACAGTGGGCTGAAGCTCACGGGATTGATACAGATAGCAAACCCTGGTTCGGTCGTCGCCTCGGGAACTATGTCACGTTCGAGCGGAACACAGACAGTGAGAACGGCGACTCTGTTCGATACTACGAGGGGCTTGCACTCAAATCAGAATAG
- a CDS encoding DUF7558 family protein, producing the protein MQQTLSGCAFCDARPSSELGDARTWGTDEIVTHPICTACARQATADPEDCDRHACDSCGLVVDAFSARTSFRVQLGNLEGTVRFCARCAPDDPATYWTQDLEPHLVE; encoded by the coding sequence ATGCAACAGACGCTCTCCGGCTGTGCGTTCTGCGATGCGCGCCCCAGCTCGGAACTGGGCGACGCCCGCACTTGGGGAACCGACGAGATCGTCACACACCCGATCTGCACGGCGTGTGCGAGACAGGCAACCGCTGATCCCGAGGACTGCGACCGACACGCGTGCGATAGCTGTGGACTGGTTGTCGACGCCTTTTCAGCCCGTACCTCGTTCCGAGTGCAGCTCGGCAATCTCGAAGGGACAGTCCGCTTCTGCGCGCGGTGTGCTCCGGATGATCCGGCGACGTATTGGACGCAAGACCTCGAGCCACATCTCGTCGAGTAA
- a CDS encoding DUF433 domain-containing protein, producing MGIVRDSEHSDSAPTIEGTGIRVKDIASAYEHSGYDPDEITQLYPDLSLSDVHRALAYYYDHIDDFRSPSSEPASA from the coding sequence ATGGGAATCGTCCGGGATTCAGAACACAGCGACAGTGCGCCGACCATCGAAGGGACGGGAATCCGGGTCAAGGACATCGCCTCTGCATACGAACACAGCGGCTACGATCCCGACGAGATTACACAGCTGTACCCCGATCTCAGCCTGAGTGACGTTCACCGGGCACTCGCATACTATTACGACCACATCGATGACTTCCGGTCGCCCTCGTCCGAACCGGCGTCCGCGTAA
- a CDS encoding DUF5615 family PIN-like protein yields MRPLYCDESIWIPVADGLRRRGWTVHTARDEGTLGDPDGEQLRYAVEHNWLLLTFDDDFLSLVEGQELEHRGLLYVRQAGRQIGDVVKVVDEHLQYRSEEDQSIQYL; encoded by the coding sequence ATGCGACCGCTGTACTGCGACGAGAGTATCTGGATTCCCGTCGCTGATGGACTTCGACGGCGCGGGTGGACAGTTCACACCGCCCGAGACGAGGGAACCCTCGGTGATCCTGACGGTGAACAGTTGCGGTACGCGGTGGAACATAATTGGCTTCTCCTGACGTTCGATGATGATTTTCTCTCACTCGTCGAAGGCCAAGAGTTGGAACACAGGGGATTGCTCTATGTTCGACAGGCTGGACGGCAGATCGGCGATGTCGTGAAAGTCGTTGATGAGCACCTACAGTACCGATCCGAGGAGGATCAGTCGATTCAATACTTGTAA
- a CDS encoding DNA-binding protein — translation MSSKNVSSEVVSVDEQAFEKHDEVEVDEDGFEVVDETPEFRATVDMEVQAKVDSNHPDARVEEGPDHMFGKTLEQEERIEAREAELEHISAQAELSQQEGRARRTREVVVEQCGRDEPKPVERTDLREKLTQEELAEVNEQAMRISDEVQGGWSRAVVARQLAEKVQRGEDVTKAVLETLEELKAVPGAIVPIADVPDVSVGEVTVEGTIETLWEPSSTSIQQVGLIADDSGKIKFTCWEKSQQTVVQEGQTVRFRAAAKNWYEGRCSIALTRWSQIEFPERGRWWEE, via the coding sequence ATGTCAAGTAAGAACGTCTCCAGTGAAGTAGTTTCGGTCGATGAACAGGCTTTCGAGAAACACGACGAAGTCGAGGTCGACGAGGACGGATTCGAGGTCGTCGACGAGACCCCGGAGTTCCGGGCGACGGTCGACATGGAAGTGCAGGCGAAAGTCGATTCCAACCACCCAGATGCGCGGGTCGAGGAAGGCCCGGATCACATGTTCGGGAAGACTCTCGAACAGGAGGAGCGCATCGAGGCCCGGGAGGCCGAACTGGAGCACATCAGTGCCCAGGCGGAACTCAGTCAGCAGGAGGGACGCGCGAGGCGGACGCGGGAGGTCGTCGTCGAGCAGTGTGGCCGGGATGAGCCCAAACCGGTGGAGCGCACGGACCTGCGAGAGAAGCTGACGCAAGAGGAACTCGCGGAGGTCAACGAGCAGGCGATGCGGATCAGCGACGAAGTGCAAGGCGGCTGGTCGAGAGCAGTCGTCGCGAGGCAGTTGGCCGAGAAGGTGCAACGCGGAGAGGACGTGACGAAGGCAGTGCTGGAGACGTTGGAGGAACTGAAGGCGGTCCCCGGTGCAATCGTGCCCATCGCGGATGTGCCGGACGTGTCGGTCGGAGAGGTGACGGTCGAAGGAACTATCGAGACCCTCTGGGAGCCTTCCTCCACAAGCATCCAGCAAGTCGGGCTGATAGCGGATGATAGCGGGAAAATCAAGTTCACCTGCTGGGAGAAATCGCAGCAGACGGTAGTGCAGGAAGGTCAGACAGTGCGGTTCAGGGCAGCAGCCAAGAACTGGTACGAAGGCCGGTGCTCAATCGCGCTGACCAGGTGGTCTCAGATCGAGTTCCCGGAGCGCGGTCGGTGGTGGGAAGAATAG